One Besnoitia besnoiti strain Bb-Ger1 chromosome VIII, whole genome shotgun sequence DNA segment encodes these proteins:
- a CDS encoding hypothetical protein (encoded by transcript BESB_084040) codes for MEREAREEEEDDVGSAREAASGSGAGAAEAPADEDGDGRTETEEERDSAEAAGDAAEACRRYTLGVTKGRRFRSAHTGAVYQLEDIIGTGSAATVFLCRRVATAVGAETPEARVGARPPKETANEVAAEIGEQEREAAKKAKHVRASRASNGQCRERGEDAEEAAAREDGDSWRTNLADDDLFAVKVLDLKAIKLCSDFSREIEKVHREVRILQALRHPCIVNLEDVVEEKDFLFLVMEYVKGGELFYKVVQKGCFSEPQACFIMHQLVHACIYMHGKNVLHRDLKPENILVSRVLEGDFFVVKVADFGLAKLLTQRSLAHTLVGTPQYWAPEVLACGDGQHRQSYGASADLWSLGVCLYVMLGGSYPFDERVAPIHTLILRGQFHFRHARFQRVSESAKDLVRRLLTVDTLRRITEQDVLKHPWMLRWLNPSDARLLPAGAASPGASFLHMPPLPALESPSPRASFADGSPSSASACAAGEETPVSPPVSASAPAAAVRDGEDARSEAAPDAPERRHEATDRRSRSGGEPPARGAVAASGGVRRQSFADDEDGEAASPPSHRPSLSAHAVSRRGANQPGGGVAAPASASFVLPPFELPVLLPLQLHALLLVQLLLLALRPAPALQAFLERLLRSLHLLQARVRKYVAFIDCTCSSALELLEDVAGLYAEDEPPPSAPALRDGGRDAEAATRAREEEADARERKAAMQDLFACADEWIGAMRKEGEDCGRRYAAVETQVRELIDGIAAMKRREELQGMRALGGAARPSPRVVQPRAGAGGGLQAPGRSRVSSTQADGDVRAKASASPAETRFASQKLNSLTRAASSLASSFSLVAEDYVSATPSRGDTDDGVRVELLSEAEEDRKGDPLAVETPQGGGGATRSEKARNAEDADAEEEGGEEGDAGVCGRAVWRARPAAPGGEYGQRMELLRKHLQRQLKSLVENSFFDDCTACPASPWRDDTPSQAVPPACAEEFATPESGGAQLPTAPSRVRQAEESDAPTAAACRGWVLGRPCDASALTQEILDFLFLSSDAAAVHAKLLAAQQSDMAHQQTETVDAAEASKMLFDFDDAGSSPLASFVSPSFAGGDSQRPVWEFFSQYDARRASAPLPGAREAAAGAPAQKTASRHAEAATGEFSGERPPDAGEAAKLSPPLSLEQTEASAREPVPAAGASGAVASPLSASPSPGARAASASKRMMGPSRALSPQVFFEEKMLVFKLLTKSLDRLRRVDYLLSCIASFWDAFDVVLTRLVQLQQIPKTLLGVRNVSFKRRARERLRLYMAAWAKIQAQCRVYMHLAKQREEKLVEFGLHIQVTADQVDAIHALS; via the exons ATGGAGCGAGAAgccagagaagaagaggaggatgACGTCGGGagtgcgcgcgaggcggcgagcgggagcggtgcgggcgcggcagaagCGCCAGCGGATGAGGACGGAGATGGAAGGACGGagacggaagaagagagagactccGCCGAAGCtgcgggagacgcggcggaggcgtgccGGCGGTACACGCTCGGCGTGACGAAGGGGAGGCGATTCCGCAGCGCCCACACCGGCGCGGTCTATCAGCTGGAGGACATCATCGGcaccggcagcgccgccaccgtcttcctctgccgccgcgtcgcgacTGCGGTCGGAGCGGAGACCCCCGAGGCGCGTGTAGGCGCCCGGCCCccgaaggagacggcgaacgaggtggcggcggagatcggcgagcaggagagagaagcagcgaagaaagcgaaacaCGTGAGAGCCTCCCGAGCAAGCAACGGACAGTGCCGCGAGCGAggggaggacgcagaggaggcggcggctcgcgaagacggcgacagcTGGCGCACGAAcctcgccgacgacgacctCTTTGCGGTAAAAGTCCTCGACCTCAAAGCTATCAAACTCTGCTCCGACTTCAGCCGCGAAATCGAAAAAGTCCACAGAGAG GTTCGCATTTTGCAAGCGCTTCGTCACCCGTGCATCGTGAATCTCGAGGACGTCGTGGAGGAGAAGGACTTCCTTTTTCTGGTCATGGAGTACGTGAAGGGCGGCGAGCTATTCTACAAAGTGGTGCAGAAAGGCTGCTTTTCCGAGCCGCAGGCCTGCTTCATCATGCACCAACTCGTCCACGCATGCATCTACATGCACGGGAAGAACGTCCTCCACAG AGATTTGAAGCCGGAGAATATCCTCGTCAGCCGCGTCCTCGAGGGCGACTTCTTCGTTGTGAAGGTCGCCGACTTTGGACTCGCGAAGCTGCTCACGCAGCGGTCGCTTGCGCACACCCTTGTCGGCACTCCGCAGTACTGGGCGCCAGAGG TgctcgcgtgcggcgacggccagCACCGCCAGTCTtacggcgcgtctgcggatCTGTGGAgtctcggcgtctgcctctaCGTAATGCTTGGAGGCAGCTATCCCTTCGATGAACGCGTGGCGCCGATTCACACGCTGATTCTCAGAG GCCAGTTCCACTTTCGTCACGCGCGCTTCCAGCGGGTGTCTGAGAGCGCGAAGGACCTCGTGAGGCGTCTGCTCACCGTCGACACGTTGCGGCGCATCACCGAGCAGGAC gTGCTCAAGCATCCGTGGATGCTGCGCTGGCTGAAcccgagcgacgcgcggctcctccctgcgggcgcggcgtctcccggcgcttccttcctccacatgccgccgctgccggcgctcgagagcccgtcgccgcgtgcctcgTTTGCCGACGGGAGTCCCTCCTCAGcgtccgcgtgcgccgccggcgaagagacgcctgTGTCCCCAcccgtctccgcgtccgctccagcggcggccgtgcgcgacggcgaagatgcgcgcagcgaggcagcccCCGATGCGCCTGAGAGGCGGCACGAGGCGACcgacaggcgcagccgcagtggCGGGGAGCCTCCGGCCCGGGGCGCGGTGGCCGCCTcgggcggcgtgcggcgacagagcttcgcggacgacgaagacggcgaggcggcgagccctcCTTCCCATCGgccgtcgctgtctgcgcatgcagtttcgcggcgcggagcgaaTCAACCCGGCGGCGGggtggcggcgcctgcgtcggccAGCTTCGTGCTGCCCCCGTTCGAGCTGCCagtgctgctgccgcttcagctgcacgcgctgctgctggtgcagctccttcttctcgcgctgcgcccggcgcccgcgctgcaggccttcCTGGAGCGGCTCCTCCGTAGTCTGcacctgctgcaggcgcgcgtgcggaagTACGTCGCCTTCATCGACTGCACCTGCAGCTCGGCGCTCGAGCTTCTCGAGGACGTCGCGGGCCTCTACGCCGAAgacgagccgccgccgagcgcgcctgcgctccgcgacggcgggcgggacgctgaggcggcgacccgcgcgcgcgaggaggaggcggacgcgcgcgagcggaaggCCGCGATGCAGGATCTCTTTGCCTGCGCAGACGAGTGGATTGGCGCCATGCgcaaggaaggcgaagactgcggccgcaggtACGCCGCTGTCGAGACGCAGGTGCGCGAGCTAATTGACGGCATTGCAGCGATGAAAAGGCGCGAAGAACTCCAAGGCAtgcgcgcgctcggcggcgccgcgcggccttcgcctcgagtcgtgcagccgcgggcaggcgcgggcggcgggctgcaggcgcccgggcgctctcgcgtttcctccacgcaggcggacggcgacgtgcgtgcgaaggcgagcgcttCACCCGCAGAGACTCGGTTTGCGAGTCAGAAACTGAACAGCTTGACGCGGGCAGCAAGCAGTCTggcgtcctccttctcgctcgtcgcAGAGGACTACGTCAGCGCGACCCCCAGTCGCGGCGACACGGATGACGGCGTCCGAGTCGAGCTGctgagcgaggcggaggaagacagaAAAGGCGACCCCCTCGCGGTGGAGACTccgcagggggggggcggggcgacgcgaagcgaaaaagcgaggaacgcggaggacgccgacgcagaagaagaaggtggagaggaaggcgacgcaggcgtctgcggtcGAGCCGtgtggcgcgcgaggcccgccgcCCCTGGAGGCGAGTACGGGCAGCGCATGGAGTTGCTGCGCAAGCAtttgcagcggcagctgaagTCGCTTGTTGAAAACAGTTTCTTTGACGACTGCACGGCCTGtcccgcgtcgccgtggAGAGACGACACCCCTTCTCAGGCCGTcccccccgcctgcgccgaggaATTCGCGACGCctgagagcggaggcgcccagcTCCCCacagcgccgtcgcgcgtgcgccaggccgaagagagcgacgcgccgaccgcggcggcctgccgcggctgggTGCTGGGGAGGCCGTGCGACGCGTCGGCGCTGACTCAGGAGATCCTTGACTTCCTGTTCCTCTcctccgacgccgcggctgtgcATGCGaagctgctcgcggcgcagcagagcgacATGGCGCACCAGCAGACCGAGACGgtggacgcggcggaggcctcgaaGATGCTGTTTGACTtcgacgacgccggcagctcgccgctcgcgtccttcgtctcgccgtccttcgcgggcggagacagccagAGGCCGGTGTGGGAGTTCTTTTCGCAGTACGACGCGCGAcgggcgtccgcgcctctgccgggagctcgcgaggccgccgccggggcaCCTGCGCAGAAGACCGCCAGTCGGCATGCGGAAGCAGCAACAGGAGAGTtcagcggcgagaggccgccggaCGCGGGTGAGGCGGCAAAGTTGAGTCCTCCGCTCTCACTCGAGCAGAcggaggcgtccgcgcgggAGCCTgtgcctgctgcaggcgcatcGGGAGCTGTtgcctctccgctgtccGCCTCCCCGTCccctggcgctcgcgcggcttccgcgtcaAAGAGGATGATGGGGCCCTCGcgagcgctgtcgccgcaggTGTTTTTCGAGGAGAAGATGCTGGTTTTCAAGCTGCTGACCAAGAGCCTGGACCGGCTCCGGCGCGTCGACTACTTGCTCTCCTGCATCGCGTCCTTCTGGGACGCGTTCGACGTGGTGCTGACGCGCCTCgttcagctgcagcagatcCCCAAGACGCTCCTCGGCGTGCGAAACGTCAGCTtcaagcgccgcgcgcgcgagcgcctcaggCTCTACATGGCCGCCTGGGCGAAGATCCAGGCGCAGTGCCGCGTCTACATGCATCTCGCCAagcagcgcgaagaaaagcTCGTCGAGTTCGGTCTGCACATCCAAGTCACCGCCGACCAGGTGGACGCCATTCACGCGCTGTCGTGA
- a CDS encoding hypothetical protein (encoded by transcript BESB_084050): MTRAASPAATTPFASARGRASPRRKVAASPNRQAPCTRSRLSCDKGFLPSTFVYLLLLSVLSGLLCIALFFALSSPPAAELAPASASVTSSAAASTAPSVFPSPQRPPFSFSPRSLGASDAHASPRFFSFVRASLKTFPHSTTPAPSAGRGLPPRPLAAGLPPFTQALLPSPFQPSLETLVPQVSGAASASLSAAARACLKTHEGASVLLETSGLYEASYIREFDFCSGRTLRQLYLHPSLFAEGAAYLWDTARRRLLLLVITWLENRMLVLDALTWAEVAQLQIPFEGWGLASSLSAADAALAATHLSPQGAPTTPFRPPAPRFPGASQADPLGGLEIRLQRQRLWATTGGDVLLELDVPSLLAAVSQGEAAVNRRPQRHAGTVNAALETPAETAAEKAAAETEAEADGLPLESRQANWMLRLASLFVGGTTVGVSQFTEKAEDLATIVEAEKTKKKDVQVSAVSAAPFALTVASALPAVAELPLVKIRSQTPIRCLGRALPRVNELEFLPERGSLVGNIFGEAVLAELDVQTGACIALFSFGGIGGLLQVNSLAPTGEGGDSNSKQRESGSLGAQKEPEKRDTRSRCGDRQPRDSAAAPREGATKAKVGKNVTLGKTPRRRAVEMTLNQLVCVGRSFLSQARRYPEHSESLLFGAQASRRLAGGVSLLSGVTSFAYIASFSRFSRLFILRLWSLLQSADRSNRVMNGVSLLPSLSSGAAAEVAPPVSSAAAPRKPRRLAASSAPVGYPSSLVVTGKQWKELHVAELLELHPPRALRSYLEVNQVFPGFFSFDGLARI; the protein is encoded by the coding sequence AtgacgcgcgcagcctctcccgCCGCGACGACACCCTTCGCCTCGGCTAGAGGGCGAGCGTCCCCTCGCAGGAAGGTCGCTGCGAGTCCAAATCGCCAGGCGCCGTGTACTCGCTCTCGACTCTCCTGCGACAAGGGATTTCTGCCTTCCACCTTCGTCTATCTCTTGCTCCTATCTGTGCTTTCTGGCCTCCTCTGcatcgctctcttcttcgcgctgtCCTCACCGCCGGCTGCTGAGCTTGCTCccgcctcggcctctgtgacctcctctgcggccgcctctaCAGCCCCTTCCGTCTTTCCCTCGCCGCAACGGCCTccgttttccttctccccTCGCTCCCTGGGCGCCTcggacgcgcatgcgtcaccgcgcttcttctccttcgtccgcgcctcgctaAAGACCTTTCCGCACTCcacgacgccggcgccatcggctgggcgcggcctgccgccgcggcctctcgcggcggggCTGCCGCCCTTCACGCAGGCGCTCCTGCCGTCGCCTTTCCAGCCATCTCTCGAGACGCTGGTTCCTCAGGtgagcggcgcggcttccgcgtcgctctcggcggccgcacgcgcgtgtCTTAAGACCCACGAAGGCGCTTCGGTGCTGCTGGAGACCTCGGGGCTCTACGAGGCGTCCTACATCCGCGAGTTTGACTTCTGCTCGGGACGGACGCTTCGCCAGCTGTATCTGCATCCGTCGCTCTTTGCCGAGGGTGCTGCGTACCTCTGGGAcaccgcgcgccggcggctgctgctgctggtgaTCACGTGGTTAGAAAACCGCATGCTTGTCCTCGACGCGCTCACCTGGGCGgaggtcgcgcagctgcaaaTCCCCTTCGAGGGCTGgggcctcgcctcttcgctctccgccgccgacgccgcactcgccgcgACCCACctctcgccgcagggcgcaCCGACGACCCCCTtccgcccccccgcgccgcgcttccctggcgcctcgcaggcagaTCCGCTGGGCGGACTGGAGATTCgactgcagcgccagcgcctctggGCGACGACTGGCGGTGACGTGCTTCTCGAGCTCGACGTGCccagtctcctcgcggcggtgAGCcagggcgaagccgcggtcAACAGACGCCCCCAGAGACACGCCGGTACAGTCAACGCGGCCCTGGAGACACCCGCGGAGACTGCAGCTgagaaggctgcggcggagacggaggcggaggcggatgGGTTGCCTCTCGAGTCCCGCCAGGCGAACTGGATGCTGCGGCTTGCTTCGCTGTTTGTGGGCGGCACGACAGTGGGCGTCTCGCAGTTCACGGAAAAGGCTGAGGACCTAGCGACGATcgtcgaggcggagaaaacgaagaagaaggacgtgcaggtctccgccgtctcggcggcgcccttcgcgcTCACGGTCGCCTCGGCTCTGCCGGCGGTCGCAGAGCTCCCACTCGTGAAGATTCGGTCGCAGACGCCGATTCGGTGCTTGGGGCGTGCGCTGCCGAGAGTAAACGAACTCGAATTCCTGCCTgagcgcggctcgctggTGGGCAATATATTCGGGGAGGCAGTGCTCGCAGAGCTCGATGTTCAGACAGGCGCCTGCATcgcgctcttctccttcggcgGCATCGGCGGACTGCTGCAGGTAAACAGCCTCGCACCCACCGGTGAAGGGGGAGACAGCAACTCGAAACAGCGGGAGTCCGGCTCGCTGGGCGCACAAAAGGAGccagaaaagagagacaccCGCAGCAGATGCGGGGACCGGCAGCCTCGAGACAGCGCGGCAGCACCAAGGGAGGGCGCCACGAAAGCAAAAGTGGGAAAAAATGTGACACTCGGAAAGactccgcgacggcgcgctgtGGAGATGACTCTAAACCAGTTGGTGTGCGTGGGGAGAAGCTTTCTCTCGCAAGCAAGAAGGTATCCAGAACATAGCGAGTCGCTTCTGTTCGGCGCTCAAGCCTCCAGACGCCTCGCGGGGggcgtctcgctcctctccggAGTCACTTCTTTCGCGTATATCGCctctttttcgcgtttttcaCGTCTGTTTATTCTGCGTCTGTGGTCCCTTCTGCAGTCCGCCGATCGCTCGAACCGAGTGATGAACGGCGTCTCcctgctgccttcgctctcgtcgggcgcggccgcggaggtcgcgccgcctgtctcctcggcggctgcgccgcgcaagccgcggcgcctcgcggcttcctccgcgcctgtgGGGTATCCGTCCTCGCTCGTCGTCACGGGCAAGCAGTGGAAGGAGTTGCATGTTGCGGAGCTGCTTGAGCTCCACCCGCCGCGGGCACTCCGCAGCTACTTAGAAGTCAACCAAGTCTTCCCCGGGTTCTTCAGCTTCGACGGGCTAGCCCGCATCTAG
- a CDS encoding hypothetical protein (encoded by transcript BESB_084030) gives MRRVSLSSSGRLPLLQGQPRLAGRRRAKPASSSPLQTRLPTVSLLSLSPSSSSLPSRAGSLRTPASSCLSLSPQLHPRPSVVSACAFSALPSPLFWRQLLRSYSQRASATLREPLARREGEEGATEGPRERDADAFLPLLAGRRDVSDEHAWLEVIRGIQEKREGSAAALWLNAVAPSASPLAVLQAAVALQERKWLGSGEGKKDEAKQRGRPPPKASSCANIQKTLLRNVHTFADPFFVLALKLLFSSSFTLPPSDRAYLMRLVDQRLSSLPPQLLPHVAAALTQNQSGRASPVSPAALAESTGSHDPKSSPSLPPLSSSESPSAQLSAASLAAAAAAGPSPPLEALVRRRVAEKVLPRLLSDARETLFAPAHADSVFEPTASQARGEPWAGAALGCDALKGSTMTASLTACVASLCKLAPLSVEERVALKAVVKEVVREAREWRAPKESPSASETASRAAAERPNAAPEEKLPAGADGLDAEKVNSWLEMTETHSGAAAGKRLQEPSPKPPLAASQMVAREARVLAELLHLPAAMAALGSADALLFFDALDASYKFFPWFTDAQLATFCRRAALIQFEKKSDAEQIKRVDGFHLFTLFLADRLSSMSPPRQAKLGSLLAALALNHPPAFSASLKRLASSFLAVVHPSLVRGTGNLWSGVDPLQAPALSRYFSRFFSPPAYCSFILLISRTFALFASAGGEEDLRKLRAALRVYQKSLERFSQERRLLAAASEADLIALLEASLRLSAASLGEKKEKRVDQRDAGAFECNSEMTPVFSDVLDALHKRANSLTAPHAELLLGVLSLIGRRPGDSRKHDKQPPPSPCVLSASTSALLARLLHIAATRRDALPSTASASSATAAAYDVFPKLGGDSPLAPTRRRATEEDAFLRARPLSFNQFLLACSEDVRGDGDRRAEADGTGLVTLTQSRVKQLRVAMQLLLPRPLEVFRTSGMPEDVLALLLFSLEATIWVLGEIEAQSTFVSLSAPSRRERLDGTAPGSPFSAASASFESAAAEEEGDAADAADADRRDREAALLTVFGVTRQTLAGALGTCGLLLEEMHNKDRRRTQVVGLTSRLARLVPADVAASVDRRLLTESLLRALPSDVDALRLQCVELLGLRAIKRQEVLFEKNRKRKEKRRQQGLRREHAMQAGGEEELSADVGREGERPGAQVA, from the exons ATGAGGCGAGTTTCCTTAAGCTCTAGTGGGCGACTGCCTCTGCTCCaggggcagccgcgcctcgcaggtcGACGCCGAGCGAAGCCTGCGtcatcttctcctcttcaaACCCGGCTGCCCACTGTCTCTCtactctccctctctccctcttcttcttctcttccttctcgagCCGGCAGCCTCAggacgcctgcgtcgtcgtgcctctcgctgtctcctcagCTCCATCCTCGCCCGtctgtcgtctctgcctgcgccttctctgcgcttccttctccgctcttctggcggcagctgcttcgcagcTACTCTCAGCGCGCCTCTGCAACTCTCAGGGAGCCTTTGGCACgtcgcgagggcgaagagggcgcgaccgaaggccctcgagagagagacgcagatgcGTTTTTGCCTCTGCTGGCGGGGAGGCGAGACGTGAGTGACGAGCACGCGTGGCTCGAGGTCATCCGAGGAATTCAAGAAAAGCGCGAggggagcgccgcagcgctctGG ctcaacgccgtcgcgccgtcggcgtcgccgctcgcggtgctgcaggcggcagtggcgctgcaggagcgcaAATGGctgggcagcggcgagggcaagaaggacgaggcgaagcagcgcggcAGGCCCCCCCCGAAGGCCTCGAGCTGCGCTAATATTCAGAAAACGCTGCTGCGGAATGTCCACACGTTCGCCGACCCGTTCTTCGTTCTGGCGCTCAAGTTgctgttttcctcttctttcacCCTCCCTCCGAGCGACCGCGCTTACCTCATGAGGCTGGTCGATCAGCGactctcctccctcccccctcagcttcttccgcacgtggctgcggcgctcacGCAAAATCAGTcaggccgcgcctcgccagtctcgcccgccgcgctcgcagaGTCCACGGGATCGCACGATCCTAaatcgtcgccttcgctgcctcctctctcgtcgtcagagtcgccttctgcccagctgtctgcagcgtctctggcggccgcggcggccgctggacCTTCGCCACCTCTCGAGGCGCttgtgcggcgccgcgtggcggaGAAGGTGCTGCCTCGGCTGCTGTCTgatgcgcgcgagacgctctttgcgccggcgcacgcagactCGGTTTTCGAGCCGACAGCCTCGCAGGCTCGGGGCGAGCCCTGGGCGGGGGCAGCGCTCGGCTGCGACGCGCTGAAGGGCTCGACGATGACGGCGAGCCTCACGGCATGCGTGGCGAGTCTTTGCAAgctggcgccgctctccgtcgAAGAACGCGTCGCACTGAAAGCGGTCGTCAAGGAAGttgtgcgcgaggcgcgggagtgGCGGGCTCCCAAAGAAAGTCCCTCTGCGAGCGAGACGGcatcgcgcgcggcggcagagcgacCCAACGCCGCGCCGGAAGAGAAGCTGCCCGCTggcgccgacggcctcgATGCAGAGAAGGTGAACAGTTGGCTCGAAATGACTGAAACgcacagcggcgcagcagctgggaAGCGCCTCCAGGAGCCGTCGCCAaagccgccgctcgccgcgtcgcagatggtggcgcgcgaggcgcgcgtcctcgcggagctcctccATCTCCCCGCCGCGATGGCCGCGCTGGGctcggcggacgcgctgcTTTTCTTCGATGCACTGGATGCATCCTACAAGTTCTTCCCGTGGTTCACAGACGCGCAACTCGCCACCTTCTGCCGCCGAGCTGCCCTGATTCAGTTCGAAAAGaaaagcgacgccgagcaAATTAAACGCGTTGACG GTTTTCATCTCTTCACGTTGTTTCTGGCTGACCGCCTGTCGTCgatgtcgccgccgcgccaggcgAAACTCGGCTCGTTGTTGGCCGCGCTTGCGCTGAATCATCCGCCGgcgttttctgcgtcgctcaagcgcctcgcctcgtccttcctcgccgtcgtgcATCCGAGCCTCGTCAGGGGAACCG GCAATCTCTGGAGCGGCGTAGATCCGCTTCAGGCGCCTGCGTTGTCGCGCTACTTTTCGcggtttttctctccgcCGGCCTACTGCTCCTTTATTCTTCTCATCTCGCGCACGTTCGCGCTGTTCGCTtcagccggcggcgaggaagacctgcgcaagctgcgcgccgcgctgcgcgtctacCAGAAGAGTCTGGAGCGCTTCTCACAGGAGCGCCGGCTGCTTGCCGCAGCTTCAGAGGCAGACCTGATTGCCCTACTCGaagcctctctgcgcctgagcgcggcctctctcggcgagaagaaggagaaaagggTTGaccagcgcgacgcgggcgcgtttGAGTGCAACTCGGAGATGACGCCCGTGTTCAGCGACGTCCTCGACGCTCTCCATAAA CGCGCGAACTCCCTCACAGCTCCGCACGCGGAGCTGCTTCTCGGCGTGTTGAGTCTCATCGGGCGGCGCCCAGGCGACTCGCGGAAGCACGAcaagcagccgccgccgtcgccttgcGTTCTCAGCGCGTCCACGAGTGCCCTTCTTGCGCGGCTGCTTCAcatcgccgccacgcgcagagacgcgctcCCATCgaccgcctcggcgtcgtctgccaCGGCGGCCGCCTACGACGTCTTCCCGAagctcggcggcgactcgcccctcgcgccgacgcgacggagggcgacggaggaagatgcctttctccgcgcgaggccgctctcCTTTAACCAGTTtctgctcgcctgcagcgaagacgtgcgcggcgacggcgaccgccgcgctgAGGCGGATGGGACGGGCTTGGTCACGCTGACGCAGAGCCGCGTGAAGCAACTGCGCGTCGCCATGCAActcctcctcccgcgcccACTCGAGGTGTTCCG CACGAGCGGGATGCCGGAAGACGTTTTGGCGCTTCTGCTCTTCTCGCTGGAGGCGACGATTTGGGTTCTGGGAGAAATCGAGGCGCAGTCGACTTTcgtgtcgctctctgcgccttcgcggcgcgagcgcctcgacggGACCGCCCCCGGCTCTcccttctctgctgcttctgcctcttttgagtcggcggccgccgaggaagagggcgatgccgccgacgcggcagacgccgacagaCGGGAccgcgaagcggcgctgcTGACGGTCTTTGGCGtgacgcggcagacgctcgcaggcgccctcggcacctgcggcctgctgctTGAGGAAATGCACAACAAAGACCGACGGCGAA